The Streptomyces tendae genome has a window encoding:
- a CDS encoding response regulator transcription factor, which produces MTRVLLAEDDASISEPLARALRREGYEVEVREDGPGALDAGMQGGVDLVVLDLGLPGMDGLEVARRLRAEGHTIPLLILTARADEVDTVVGLDAGADDYVTKPFRLAELLARVRALLRRGAAEPQQPPATHGVRIDVESHRAWMGDEELQLTAKEFDLLRVLVRDAGRVVTRDQLMREVWDTTWWSSTKTLDMHISWLRKKLGDDAANPRYIATVRGVGFRFEKS; this is translated from the coding sequence ATGACCCGTGTACTGCTCGCCGAGGACGACGCGTCCATCTCGGAGCCGCTGGCCCGCGCCCTGCGCCGGGAGGGCTACGAAGTCGAGGTGCGTGAGGACGGACCCGGCGCACTGGACGCCGGAATGCAGGGCGGCGTCGACCTGGTCGTGCTGGACCTCGGACTGCCGGGCATGGACGGCCTGGAGGTCGCCCGCCGGCTCCGCGCCGAGGGGCACACGATCCCCCTGCTGATCCTCACCGCGCGCGCCGACGAGGTGGACACGGTGGTCGGCCTCGACGCGGGCGCCGACGACTACGTCACCAAGCCGTTCCGGCTCGCCGAACTGCTGGCCCGGGTGCGGGCCCTGCTCCGGCGCGGCGCGGCCGAGCCGCAGCAGCCGCCGGCCACCCACGGGGTGCGCATCGACGTCGAGTCGCACCGGGCGTGGATGGGCGACGAGGAGCTGCAGCTCACGGCCAAGGAGTTCGACCTGCTGCGGGTCCTGGTGCGCGACGCGGGCCGGGTCGTCACCCGCGACCAGCTCATGCGTGAGGTCTGGGACACCACCTGGTGGTCCTCCACCAAGACCCTCGACATGCACATCTCCTGGCTGCGCAAGAAGCTCGGCGACGACGCGGCCAACCCCCGCTACATCGCCACCGTGCGCGGCGTGGGCTTCCGTTTCGAGAAGAGCTGA
- a CDS encoding oligopeptide:H+ symporter, with translation MASSLTKDSVTPGTPGSEKTFFGHPRGLATLFMTEMWERFSYYGMRALLPLYLVAPGGLGLSAGTATAIYSVYLSLVYLLAMPGGWFGDRVWGPRKTVAVAGGIIMLGHLTLALPTSGTFYAGLGLVAIGSGLLKANISTMVGQLYKGPDDPRRDGGFTVFYMGINLGAFAAPLIIGTIGESVNWHLGFALAAVGMGLGVTQFLLGSRHLDAQSSIVPKPLSAEEKSSTLRKAALWAGIAVVAYAILGFSGHYTLNWVLVPLTLLGVIIPVMVLARIKRDKDLDRTEQSKMSAYIWFFVAAAIFWMIYDQGGSTLSIFADSSAENSVLGWDFPVSWYQSVNPVLIMALAPVFAWIWLALNRRGKEPSTIVKFSSGLALVGVSFFLFLAPLSIAEGGHKAAALWLVAIYFVQTVGELLLSPVGLSVTTKMAPAKYASQMMGVWFLAVTAGDATTGLLSIAGVDLNKTGIVALEATLAVVAGVAIWMYRNKVKSLMGDVR, from the coding sequence ATGGCGTCCAGCCTGACGAAGGACTCGGTCACCCCGGGCACCCCCGGATCCGAGAAGACCTTCTTCGGCCACCCCCGCGGACTGGCCACTCTCTTCATGACCGAGATGTGGGAGCGTTTCTCCTACTACGGCATGAGGGCACTGCTCCCGCTGTACCTCGTCGCGCCGGGCGGACTCGGTCTGAGCGCGGGCACCGCCACCGCCATCTACTCGGTGTACCTCTCGCTGGTGTACCTGCTCGCCATGCCGGGCGGCTGGTTCGGTGACCGGGTCTGGGGCCCCCGCAAGACCGTCGCCGTCGCCGGCGGCATCATCATGCTGGGCCACCTGACGCTGGCCCTGCCCACCTCGGGCACCTTCTACGCGGGCCTCGGGCTCGTCGCGATCGGCTCCGGTCTGCTGAAGGCCAACATCTCCACGATGGTCGGCCAGCTCTACAAGGGCCCGGACGACCCGCGCCGGGACGGCGGCTTCACCGTCTTCTACATGGGCATCAACCTCGGTGCCTTCGCCGCGCCGCTGATCATCGGCACCATCGGTGAGAGCGTCAACTGGCACCTGGGCTTCGCGCTCGCCGCGGTCGGCATGGGTCTGGGCGTCACGCAGTTCCTGCTGGGCAGCCGCCACCTGGACGCGCAGTCCAGCATCGTCCCGAAGCCGCTGTCGGCCGAGGAGAAGTCCTCCACGCTGCGCAAGGCCGCGCTGTGGGCGGGCATCGCCGTCGTCGCGTACGCGATCCTCGGTTTCTCCGGCCACTACACCCTGAACTGGGTCCTGGTCCCGCTGACCCTGCTCGGCGTGATCATCCCGGTGATGGTGCTGGCCCGGATCAAGCGCGACAAGGACCTGGACCGCACCGAACAGTCGAAGATGTCCGCGTACATCTGGTTCTTCGTCGCCGCCGCGATCTTCTGGATGATCTACGACCAGGGCGGCTCGACCCTGTCGATCTTCGCCGACTCGTCGGCCGAGAACAGCGTGCTCGGCTGGGACTTCCCGGTCTCCTGGTACCAGTCGGTCAACCCGGTCCTGATCATGGCCCTGGCCCCGGTCTTCGCCTGGATCTGGCTCGCGCTGAACCGGCGCGGCAAGGAGCCCAGCACGATCGTGAAGTTCTCCTCCGGCCTGGCGCTGGTCGGCGTCTCCTTCTTCCTGTTCCTGGCCCCGCTGTCGATCGCCGAGGGCGGTCACAAGGCGGCGGCGCTGTGGCTGGTGGCGATCTACTTCGTCCAGACCGTCGGTGAGCTGCTGCTCTCCCCGGTCGGCCTGTCGGTCACCACGAAGATGGCGCCCGCGAAGTACGCCTCGCAGATGATGGGCGTCTGGTTCCTCGCCGTCACCGCCGGTGACGCGACGACCGGCCTGCTGTCCATCGCCGGCGTCGACCTGAACAAGACGGGCATCGTCGCCCTGGAGGCGACGCTCGCCGTCGTGGCGGGTGTGGCGATCTGGATGTACCGCAACAAGGTGAAGTCCCTGATGGGCGACGTCCGCTGA
- a CDS encoding allantoate amidohydrolase, with product MTDRTHATPQAPARPVPEGDSFHEMWRQLLPVGRNATSGGYRRFAWTGADADCRDWFREQARRRGLAYEVDRNGNQWAWLGDPAAGDAVVTGSHLDSVPDGGAFDGPLGVVSAFAALDELRRRGVRPVRPLGVVNFGDEEGARFGLACVGSRLTAGALTVEQARRLTDADGITLPQAMEAAGHDPDAIGPDPVRLSRIGAFVELHVEQGRALDLTGDPVGVASAIWPHGRWRFDFRGEANHAGTTRLTDRHDPMLPYAETVLAARREAERAGAVATFGKLAVEPNGVNAVPFLVRGWLDSRAADQERLDLVVGGVERAARAHAAAHGVHLDVERESFTPVVEFDHALRDALAGILGTAADLKVPVLGTGAGHDAGILSGRVPTAMLFVRNPTGVSHSPAESATEDDCAAGVLALADVLEGLAAP from the coding sequence ATGACGGACCGCACGCACGCCACCCCGCAGGCGCCCGCACGGCCGGTGCCCGAGGGGGACTCCTTCCACGAGATGTGGCGGCAACTGCTGCCGGTCGGACGGAACGCGACCTCCGGCGGCTACCGCAGGTTCGCCTGGACCGGCGCCGACGCCGACTGCCGGGACTGGTTCCGGGAGCAGGCCCGCCGCCGCGGCCTGGCCTACGAGGTGGACCGCAACGGCAACCAGTGGGCCTGGCTCGGCGACCCGGCCGCCGGGGACGCCGTGGTCACCGGGTCGCACCTCGACTCCGTGCCCGACGGCGGGGCCTTCGACGGCCCCCTCGGCGTGGTCTCCGCCTTCGCCGCCCTCGACGAACTGCGCCGCCGGGGCGTGCGTCCGGTCAGGCCGCTCGGCGTCGTCAACTTCGGGGACGAGGAGGGCGCCCGCTTCGGGCTCGCCTGCGTCGGCTCCCGGCTCACCGCGGGCGCGCTCACCGTGGAGCAGGCCCGCCGGCTCACCGACGCCGACGGCATCACCCTCCCGCAGGCCATGGAGGCCGCGGGACACGACCCCGACGCCATCGGCCCCGACCCCGTACGGCTGTCCCGCATCGGGGCCTTCGTCGAACTCCACGTCGAGCAGGGCCGGGCACTGGACCTGACCGGCGACCCGGTCGGCGTCGCGTCCGCCATCTGGCCGCACGGCCGCTGGCGGTTCGACTTCCGCGGCGAGGCCAACCACGCCGGCACCACCCGCCTCACCGACCGGCACGACCCGATGCTGCCGTACGCCGAGACCGTCCTCGCCGCCCGCCGGGAGGCCGAACGCGCGGGCGCCGTCGCCACCTTCGGCAAGCTCGCCGTCGAACCGAACGGCGTCAACGCCGTGCCCTTCCTGGTGCGCGGCTGGCTCGACTCGCGCGCCGCCGACCAGGAGCGGCTGGACCTCGTGGTCGGCGGGGTGGAACGGGCCGCCCGCGCCCACGCCGCCGCCCACGGCGTCCACCTCGACGTCGAACGCGAGTCCTTCACCCCCGTCGTCGAGTTCGACCACGCCCTGCGCGACGCACTCGCCGGCATCCTGGGCACCGCCGCCGACCTGAAGGTGCCCGTCCTCGGCACCGGCGCCGGACACGACGCCGGAATCCTCTCGGGGCGCGTCCCGACCGCCATGCTGTTCGTACGCAACCCCACCGGCGTCTCGCACTCCCCGGCCGAGTCCGCCACCGAGGACGACTGCGCGGCCGGGGTCCTCGCCCTCGCCGACGTACTGGAAGGACTGGCCGCCCCGTGA
- a CDS encoding RNA polymerase sigma factor SigF: MSPRLDASPTHQATSTPPPEHLDPIEQDDLEVVPDGLLAGLPEIPPYDEVGPVDARALSKTLFERLESLDEGTHEYSYVRNTLVELNLALVKFAASRFRSRSEPMEDIIQVGTVGLIKAIDRFEHTRGVEFPTFAMPTIIGEIKRFFRDTSWSVRVPRRLQELRLDLAKAGDELAQQLDRAPTVAELADRLGITSDEVVEGMAASNAYTASSLDAQPEEDDAEGALADRIGYEDHGLEGIEYIESLKPLIAELPSRDRKILSLRFVAGMTQSEIGEELGISQMHVSRLLSRTLVKLRKGLTVEE, encoded by the coding sequence ATGTCACCCCGGCTCGACGCATCGCCTACCCATCAAGCGACGTCGACACCCCCTCCGGAACATCTGGATCCCATCGAGCAGGACGACCTGGAGGTCGTCCCGGACGGTCTGCTCGCCGGACTGCCGGAGATCCCCCCGTACGACGAGGTGGGCCCGGTGGACGCGCGGGCTCTGTCCAAGACCCTCTTCGAGCGCCTGGAGTCGCTCGACGAAGGCACGCACGAGTACTCGTACGTACGCAACACACTTGTCGAACTCAACCTCGCCCTGGTCAAGTTCGCCGCCTCCCGGTTCCGCTCGCGCAGCGAGCCCATGGAGGACATCATCCAGGTCGGCACCGTCGGCCTGATCAAGGCGATCGACCGCTTCGAGCACACACGCGGTGTGGAGTTCCCCACCTTCGCCATGCCGACCATCATCGGCGAGATCAAGCGCTTCTTCCGTGACACCTCGTGGTCCGTGCGCGTACCGCGCCGGCTTCAGGAGCTGCGGCTCGACCTGGCCAAGGCCGGTGACGAACTCGCCCAGCAGCTCGACCGCGCGCCGACAGTGGCCGAGCTGGCGGACCGTCTGGGCATCACCAGCGACGAGGTCGTCGAGGGCATGGCGGCGTCGAACGCCTACACCGCCTCCTCGCTGGACGCCCAGCCGGAGGAGGACGACGCCGAGGGCGCGCTGGCGGACCGGATCGGCTACGAGGACCACGGTCTCGAAGGCATCGAGTACATCGAGTCCTTGAAGCCGTTGATCGCCGAACTCCCCTCGCGCGACCGCAAGATCCTCTCGCTGCGCTTCGTGGCGGGCATGACCCAGTCGGAGATCGGCGAGGAGCTCGGCATCTCCCAGATGCACGTCTCCCGTCTGCTGTCCCGGACGCTGGTGAAGCTGCGCAAGGGGCTCACGGTCGAGGAGTGA
- a CDS encoding ATP-binding protein — protein MSTTRPYSPGDRGPEPSGASGTPGGAAPIRGAQEGGVAVPTAPEAVPGPAGDAQVRRLSFEDQSGVVPLARDFTRQALYDWGWLPAATADRRAAAEDVLLVVSELVTNACLHAEGPDLMIITSDRKVIRIEVTDRGTGQPSPRTPHRAGRPGGHGMFIVQRLCLDWGVVRSADVAGKTVWAELGTPS, from the coding sequence ATGAGCACCACCCGGCCCTACTCGCCGGGCGACCGCGGTCCGGAGCCCAGCGGTGCTTCCGGGACGCCCGGGGGCGCTGCACCGATCAGGGGCGCCCAGGAGGGCGGCGTGGCCGTGCCGACGGCTCCGGAGGCAGTTCCGGGGCCGGCCGGTGACGCCCAGGTCCGCCGGCTGAGCTTCGAGGACCAGAGCGGTGTCGTACCGCTCGCGCGGGACTTCACCCGGCAGGCGCTGTACGACTGGGGCTGGCTGCCCGCGGCCACCGCGGACCGGCGGGCCGCCGCCGAGGACGTCCTGCTCGTCGTCTCCGAGCTGGTCACCAACGCGTGCCTGCACGCGGAGGGGCCGGACCTGATGATCATCACCAGCGACCGCAAGGTGATCCGGATCGAGGTCACCGACAGGGGCACGGGCCAGCCGTCCCCGCGCACGCCGCACCGGGCGGGGCGGCCGGGGGGACACGGCATGTTCATCGTCCAGCGTCTCTGCCTGGACTGGGGCGTGGTCCGCTCCGCGGACGTGGCGGGCAAGACGGTCTGGGCCGAACTCGGCACCCCGTCGTAA
- the hutI gene encoding imidazolonepropionase: protein MSATVITNIATLVTNDPSLRDPDPLGLLRDAAVVIEDGRVVWTGASGQAPATDDRVDAGGRAVLPGFVDSHSHLVFAGDRTEEFNARMSGRPYGAGGIRTTVAATRAADDAELEATLTRHLAEALRQGTTTFETKSGYGLTVGDEARALRLAARHTDEVTYLGAHIVAPEYADDPAGYVALVTGAMLDACAPHARWIDVFCEKGAFDGDQARAILTAGKAKGLHPRIHANQLSHGPGVRLAVELDAASADHCTHLTDADVDALASGATVATLLPGAEFSTRAPWPDARRLLDAGVTVALSTDCNPGSSFTSSVPFCVALAVRDMGMTPDEAVWSATAGGAAALRRTDIGRLVPGAYADLVLLDAPSHVHLAYRPGVPLVAGVWRRGVRVV from the coding sequence ATGAGCGCCACGGTCATCACCAACATCGCCACGCTGGTCACCAACGACCCCTCCCTCCGCGACCCGGACCCGCTCGGCCTGCTCCGCGACGCGGCCGTCGTGATCGAGGACGGCCGCGTCGTGTGGACCGGTGCTTCCGGACAGGCACCCGCCACCGACGACCGGGTCGACGCCGGCGGCCGCGCGGTCCTGCCCGGATTTGTCGATTCGCACTCCCACCTGGTGTTCGCCGGGGACCGCACCGAGGAGTTCAACGCCCGCATGTCGGGCCGCCCGTACGGCGCCGGCGGCATCCGCACCACCGTCGCCGCGACCCGGGCTGCGGACGACGCGGAGCTGGAGGCCACCCTCACCCGCCACCTCGCGGAGGCGCTGCGCCAGGGCACCACGACCTTCGAGACAAAGTCCGGCTACGGCCTGACCGTCGGGGACGAGGCCCGCGCCCTGCGCCTGGCCGCCCGCCACACCGACGAGGTCACCTACCTCGGCGCGCACATCGTCGCCCCCGAGTACGCGGACGACCCGGCCGGTTACGTGGCCCTGGTCACCGGCGCGATGCTGGACGCCTGCGCGCCGCACGCCCGTTGGATCGACGTCTTCTGCGAGAAGGGGGCCTTCGACGGCGACCAGGCCCGCGCGATCCTCACCGCCGGCAAGGCCAAGGGCCTGCACCCGCGGATCCACGCCAACCAGCTCTCCCACGGGCCCGGTGTGCGGCTCGCCGTCGAGCTGGACGCGGCCAGCGCCGACCACTGCACGCACCTCACCGACGCGGACGTGGACGCGCTGGCGAGCGGCGCGACCGTCGCCACGCTGCTGCCCGGCGCCGAGTTCTCCACCCGCGCCCCCTGGCCGGACGCCCGGCGGCTGCTGGACGCGGGGGTCACCGTGGCGCTGTCCACCGACTGCAACCCCGGGTCGTCCTTCACCTCGTCGGTGCCGTTCTGCGTCGCGCTCGCCGTGCGGGACATGGGGATGACGCCCGACGAGGCCGTCTGGTCGGCCACGGCGGGCGGTGCGGCGGCCCTGCGGCGCACCGACATCGGGCGTCTCGTCCCGGGGGCGTACGCGGACCTGGTGCTGCTCGACGCCCCCAGCCACGTCCACCTCGCCTACCGGCCGGGCGTCCCGCTGGTCGCGGGGGTCTGGCGGCGGGGCGTACGGGTGGTATGA
- a CDS encoding formimidoylglutamate deiminase produces MTATPRTYWLEHAWLGTHVEPGVAVEVTDGRVAAVRTDTPAPPPGAEILRGLTLPGLANAHSHAFHRALRSTVQVGSGTFWTWREIMYATAERLTPDRYHALARAVYAEMALAGITTVGEFHYVHHAPGGTPYADPNAMGEALLAAAAEAGIRITLLDAAYLSSGFGRPPTAHQLRFSDGDADAWAARSSLLKDRDHARIGAAVHSVRAVPAEQLATVARWAEERRAPLHVHLSEQTAENDACREAHGCTPAQLLALHGVLGPRTTGVHNTHLTAEDIALIGGSGTGTCMCPTTERDLADGIGPAVALQNEGSPLSLGSDSHAVVDLFEEARAMELDERLRTRTRGHWTAAALLRAATADGHAALGWDDTGTIEAGARADLTTVALDSVRTAGPLPRLGAETAVFAATAADVRHTVVAGRHVVRDGAHTLVPDVPGALAQAVQALRA; encoded by the coding sequence GTGACCGCCACCCCCCGGACGTACTGGCTGGAGCACGCCTGGCTCGGCACCCATGTGGAGCCGGGCGTCGCCGTCGAGGTGACGGACGGACGCGTCGCGGCCGTCCGCACCGACACCCCCGCACCGCCGCCCGGCGCCGAGATCCTGCGCGGACTCACCCTCCCCGGGCTGGCGAACGCCCACAGCCACGCCTTCCACCGCGCCCTGCGCTCCACCGTCCAGGTCGGCTCCGGCACCTTCTGGACCTGGCGCGAGATCATGTACGCCACGGCCGAGCGGCTCACCCCGGACCGCTACCACGCCCTCGCCCGGGCCGTGTACGCGGAGATGGCGCTGGCCGGCATCACCACCGTCGGCGAGTTCCACTACGTGCACCACGCCCCCGGTGGCACGCCCTACGCCGACCCCAACGCCATGGGGGAGGCGCTTCTCGCGGCCGCCGCCGAGGCCGGCATCCGCATCACCCTCCTGGACGCCGCCTACCTGTCCTCCGGCTTCGGCCGCCCGCCCACCGCCCACCAGCTCCGCTTCTCCGACGGCGACGCGGACGCCTGGGCCGCACGCTCCTCACTCCTCAAGGACCGGGACCACGCGCGGATCGGCGCGGCCGTGCACTCCGTACGGGCCGTGCCCGCCGAGCAGTTGGCGACCGTGGCGCGCTGGGCCGAGGAGCGGCGGGCCCCGCTGCACGTGCACCTGTCCGAGCAGACCGCCGAGAACGACGCCTGCCGGGAGGCGCACGGCTGCACCCCGGCGCAGCTGCTGGCCCTGCACGGGGTCCTCGGGCCGCGCACCACCGGCGTGCACAACACCCACCTCACCGCCGAGGACATCGCCCTGATCGGCGGCAGCGGCACCGGCACCTGCATGTGCCCGACGACCGAACGCGACCTCGCGGACGGCATCGGACCCGCCGTGGCCCTGCAGAACGAGGGCTCCCCGCTCAGCCTCGGCTCCGACAGCCACGCCGTGGTCGACCTGTTCGAGGAGGCGCGCGCGATGGAGCTCGACGAGCGGCTGCGCACCCGCACCCGGGGCCACTGGACGGCCGCGGCCCTGCTGCGCGCCGCGACCGCCGACGGGCACGCGGCCCTCGGCTGGGACGACACCGGCACCATCGAGGCCGGGGCGCGCGCCGACCTCACCACCGTCGCGCTGGACTCGGTCAGGACAGCGGGGCCGCTGCCCCGGCTCGGCGCCGAGACGGCCGTGTTCGCCGCGACGGCCGCCGATGTGCGGCACACGGTCGTGGCGGGCCGGCACGTGGTGCGCGACGGGGCGCACACACTGGTCCCCGACGTGCCCGGAGCCCTCGCGCAGGCAGTCCAGGCACTGCGCGCCTGA
- a CDS encoding STAS domain-containing protein, which yields MDRGTVGSAQSGRLLVEVREEGPSAVVTPAGELDHHTADLLREPLEDCLAKGFKRLVIDCSRLEFCDSTGLNVLLGARLKAEAAGGGVHLAGMQPVVARVFEITGADAVFAVHDTLEAALADDSA from the coding sequence ATGGACCGCGGGACGGTCGGCAGCGCACAGTCGGGCCGGCTTCTGGTCGAGGTGCGAGAAGAGGGCCCCAGTGCCGTCGTGACCCCGGCGGGTGAGTTGGACCATCACACCGCCGATCTGTTGCGGGAGCCACTGGAGGACTGCCTCGCCAAGGGTTTCAAGCGGCTCGTCATCGACTGCTCCCGGCTGGAGTTCTGTGACTCCACGGGGCTGAACGTGCTGCTCGGTGCCCGGCTCAAGGCCGAGGCGGCCGGAGGTGGCGTGCATCTCGCCGGGATGCAGCCCGTTGTCGCGCGTGTGTTTGAAATCACCGGGGCGGACGCGGTGTTCGCCGTCCACGACACGCTCGAGGCGGCCCTGGCCGACGATTCGGCGTGA
- the hutU gene encoding urocanate hydratase, with protein MSGPRPVRAPRGTELSALGWQQEAALRMLQNNLDPEVAEHPDKLVVYGGTGKAARDWRSFDAMVRTLRTLKQDETMLVQSGRPVGVMQTHEWAPRVLLANSNLVGDWANWEEFRRLEALGLTMYGQMTAGSWIYIGTQGILQGTYETFAAVAAKRFGGTLAGTITLTAGLGGMGGAQPLAVTMNDGVAICVDCDPRALERRIEHRYLDVRADSLDHALRLAVEARDKREPLSVGVLGNAAELVPQLLAMGAPVDIVTDQTSAHDPLAYLPVGTAFEDMADAAAKDPAGFTTRARESMARHVEAMVGFQDAGAEVFDYGNSIRGEAQLAGYDRAFAFPGFVPAYIRPLFCEGKGPFRWAALSGDPADIARTDRAILDLFPRNESLARWIKLAGERVHFQGLPARICWLGYGERDKAGERFNDMVASGELSAPVVIGRDHLDCGSVASPYRETEAMLDGSDAIADWPLLNAMVNVASGASWVSLHHGGGVGMGRSIHAGQVTVADGTALAGEKIRRVLTNDPGMGVIRHVDAGYDIAESVADERGVRVPMREGDPA; from the coding sequence ATGTCCGGACCCCGTCCTGTCCGAGCGCCGCGCGGCACCGAGCTGAGCGCCCTGGGCTGGCAGCAGGAGGCCGCCCTGCGGATGCTGCAGAACAACCTCGACCCGGAGGTCGCCGAGCACCCCGACAAGCTCGTCGTCTACGGCGGCACCGGCAAGGCGGCCCGCGACTGGCGCTCCTTCGACGCCATGGTCCGCACGCTGAGGACCCTCAAGCAGGACGAGACGATGCTCGTCCAGTCCGGCCGCCCGGTCGGCGTCATGCAGACCCACGAGTGGGCACCGCGCGTCCTCCTCGCCAACTCCAACCTCGTCGGCGACTGGGCGAACTGGGAGGAGTTCCGCCGCCTGGAGGCCCTCGGCCTGACCATGTACGGGCAGATGACCGCCGGCTCCTGGATCTACATCGGCACCCAGGGCATCCTCCAGGGCACCTACGAGACCTTCGCCGCCGTCGCCGCGAAGCGCTTCGGCGGCACCCTGGCCGGCACCATCACCCTCACCGCCGGACTCGGCGGCATGGGCGGCGCCCAGCCGCTCGCGGTCACCATGAACGACGGCGTCGCGATCTGCGTCGACTGCGACCCGCGCGCCCTCGAGCGCCGCATCGAGCACCGGTACCTGGACGTACGGGCCGACTCCCTCGACCACGCGCTGCGGCTGGCCGTCGAGGCCCGCGACAAGCGCGAGCCGCTGTCCGTCGGCGTCCTCGGCAACGCCGCCGAGCTGGTCCCGCAACTGCTCGCCATGGGCGCCCCGGTCGACATCGTCACCGACCAGACCTCCGCCCACGACCCGCTGGCCTACCTGCCCGTCGGGACCGCCTTCGAGGACATGGCGGACGCCGCCGCCAAGGACCCGGCCGGCTTCACCACCCGCGCCCGCGAGTCGATGGCCCGGCACGTCGAGGCGATGGTCGGCTTCCAGGACGCCGGCGCCGAGGTGTTCGACTACGGCAACTCCATCCGCGGCGAGGCCCAGCTCGCCGGGTACGACCGGGCGTTCGCCTTCCCCGGCTTCGTCCCCGCCTACATCCGCCCCCTGTTCTGCGAGGGCAAGGGCCCCTTCCGCTGGGCCGCGCTGTCAGGCGACCCCGCCGACATCGCCAGGACCGACAGGGCGATCCTCGACCTCTTCCCGCGGAACGAGTCCCTGGCCCGCTGGATCAAGCTGGCCGGGGAGCGGGTCCACTTCCAGGGCCTGCCCGCGCGCATCTGCTGGCTCGGCTACGGCGAACGCGACAAGGCCGGCGAGCGCTTCAACGACATGGTGGCGAGCGGGGAGCTGTCCGCGCCGGTCGTCATCGGCCGGGACCATCTGGACTGCGGGTCCGTGGCCTCCCCCTACCGGGAGACCGAGGCCATGCTGGACGGGTCCGACGCCATCGCCGACTGGCCGCTGCTCAACGCCATGGTGAACGTGGCCTCGGGCGCCTCCTGGGTGTCCCTGCACCACGGCGGCGGCGTCGGCATGGGGCGGTCGATCCACGCCGGACAGGTGACCGTGGCCGACGGCACCGCGCTGGCCGGCGAGAAGATCCGGCGGGTGCTCACCAACGACCCCGGGATGGGCGTCATCCGTCACGTCGACGCGGGCTACGACATCGCGGAGTCGGTGGCGGACGAGCGCGGCGTGCGGGTGCCCATGCGCGAGGGCGACCCGGCATGA